From Trichomycterus rosablanca isolate fTriRos1 chromosome 27, fTriRos1.hap1, whole genome shotgun sequence, a single genomic window includes:
- the smad6a gene encoding mothers against decapentaplegic homolog 6a yields MFRTRRGALVRRLWRSRLIADAVEADGGSKSREDPEKVSDTEGAGEEAGDPRGSSNTLALVESSGSEVFLDQEHIQVDMCVLDRHPVLTSEDSDSSTVTCCWFRRDQHSQDRDGLGPGESRTRTLFEQELERCTYALLKKLKQKPLGILLEAVESKGAVLGGCVNAPQAELQVSSHVVSPQYLLCRFFRWPDLKLAAPLKALCHCQSFGVPSGEASCCNPYHYSRLFGPDSPPPPYSQLSPKLGQESLDPLQPALPSTELEATVSPSSTPGDHSNAITSPSSHGRTHWCNVAYWEHRTRVGRLYPVYDSSLSIFYDLPQGTGLCLGLLPNTGHASSSVQRARAKIGHGILLSQEADGVWAYNRSQHPVFINSPTLEFLSCRSPTVTRVMPGYSIKVFDYDMSCQIGHRVHREGPYDPNSVRISFAKGWGPCYSRQFVTSCPCWLEILLNNHR; encoded by the exons ATGTTCAGGACGAGACGCGGCGCTCTGGTTCGGCGACTCTGGAGAAGCCGTTTGATCGCAGACGCAGTGGAGGCCGATGGAGGCTCCAAGAGCAGAGAAGATCCGGAGAAGGTCTCCGACACGGAGGGGGCTGGAGAGGAGGCGGGAGATCCTCGAGGATCGAGCAACACCCTGGCTTTGGTGGAAAGTTCAGGATCAGAGGTTTTTTTAGACCAAGAACACATCCAGGTGGACATGTGTGTCCTGGACCGGCATCCAGTACTTACATCAGAGGACAGTGATAGCAGCACAGTGACCTGCTGTTGGTTTAGAAGAGATCAGCACTCTCAGGACCGTGATGGACTTGGTCCAGGAGAATCAAGAACTCGTACCTTATTTGAACAAGAACTCGAAAGGTGTACCTATGCACTTCTTAAAAAGTTGAAACAGAAGCCGTTGGGCATCTTGTTAGAGGCAGTGGAGTCCAAAGGGGCGGTACTGGGCGGTTGTGTTAATGCGCCCCAAGCCGAGCTGCAAGTCAGCAGCCATGTTGTGTCTCCTCAGTACCTGCTGTGTAGGTTTTTTCGTTGGCCAGACCTAAAGCTTGCAGCTCCACTCAAGGCTCTGTGCCACTGTCAGAGTTTTGGGGTGCCCAGTGGAGAAGCATCATGCTGCAATCCCTATCATTACAGCCGCCTTTTTGGACCAG ATTCGCCCCCTCCTCCGTACTCACAGCTCTCCCCCAAGCTAGGACAGGAGTCTCTGG ATCCGTTACAGCCAGCATTACCTTCTACTGAGCTCGAGGCGACAGTTTCACCCAGCAGCACACCCGGGGACCACTCAA ATGCCATCACGTCTCCCTCTTCACACGGACGTACTCACTGGTGTAACGTGGCATACTGGGAGCACCGGACCCGCGTTGGCCGCCTCTATCCCGTGTACGACTCCTCCCTCAGCATCTTTTATGATCTACCTCAGGGCACAGGCCTCTGTCTAGGCCTTCTGCCCAACACGGGCCACGCAAGCTCCTCGGTCCAGCGGGCCCGAGCCAAGATCGGCCACGGCATCCTGCTCAGCCAAGAGGCCGACGGCGTGTGGGCCTATAATCGCAGTCAGCACCCTGTGTTCATCAACTCGCCCACTCTGGAATTCCTCAGTTGCCGTAGCCCCACCGTCACAAGGGTAATGCCAGGCTACTCCATTAAAGTGTTTGACTATGACATGTCATGCCAAATCGGGCACCGGGTGCACCGGGAAGGCCCGTACGATCCAAACAGCGTGAGGATCAGCTTCGCCAAGGGCTGGGGCCCATGCTATTCGAGACAGTTTGTAACGTCATGCCCTTGCTGGCTTGAGATTCTGCTTAATAACCACAGATAG